The Inmirania thermothiophila nucleotide sequence CGCGGTGGGGGTCAACTACTATCTCGCCAACAACGCGCTGGTGAAGCTGGCCTACGAGACCAACGACTTCGACGCCGGCGACGACCCCGACCGCGTCCTGCTCCAGTTCGCCTACGGTTTCTGAGGAGGGAAGACCATGCGTACGATGCCGACGATCCTCGCCGCGGTGCTGGCTGCGGCCTCGGTGGCGGGTGGCGGTGCCGCGTGGGCGGCCTCGGACGAGGCGCGCCAGGGCGACATGGGGCGCGGCGCCCAGGTGTGGGTCAACAACTGCAACCGCTGTCACGAGTACCGCGACCCGAAGGAGTTCCGCGACGGCCTGTGGCGGCCCATCATCACCCACATGCGCATCCGTGCGGGGCTGACCGGGCAGGAGGCCCGTGACGTCCTGCGCTACATGCAGGAGAGCAACTGAGCCTGCGCCCGGCCCGGCGGGAACCCCGCCGGGCCGGGCCGGTCGAATTCGCTGTCATGCGCGCCTGGATCGTGGTCTTGCTTGCGGCGCTGGGCCTCGGCGTGGGGTCCGGCAGCGCCCGCGTCGTCTCCGCGCACCCGGCGCCGGGGATGAGCGCGGTCCCGCCGGACGTGCTCCCGGCGCAGCCGCCGCCTCCCCCGGCGGCGCCGTCCTGTGTCTCCCCCGCCCATTGCACGCCCTGCGGCACGGGCTGCGTGGTCGCGGCGGCGGCCGCCGCCCCCGCGCCGGGGGGCGATGCCGAGCGGCCGGCTCCGGCCGCCCGCCGGCTGCTGCCCGTCTTCCTCGAGCCGCCCCAGCCGCCGCCGCGCCGCCCCCCCGCCTGAGAACGCCGCGGCCGCCGCGGCGGCCGTCCGTCCTTGCAGAACGGGGGATGTGCCATGCGCGCACGCTACTACGTGCCTCT carries:
- a CDS encoding cytochrome c encodes the protein MRTMPTILAAVLAAASVAGGGAAWAASDEARQGDMGRGAQVWVNNCNRCHEYRDPKEFRDGLWRPIITHMRIRAGLTGQEARDVLRYMQESN